The sequence GAAATAGCGGCTTCACTCTCCCATTTCCTCTCCAGACCTACGAAAATGGCGGCTCCCAAATGGAGTTTAACGGCCAAGATTTGCACCTCATGCAAGACCTCCGCCGCCTCAGTCTTCTGCAGCTCCGACTCGGCTTTCCTCTGCACGGCCTGCGACGCCAAGGTCCACGCAGTCAACAAGCTGGCCTCGCGCCACGCCCGCGTCTGGCTCTGCGAGGTCTGCGAGCAAGCCCCCGCCAGCGTCACCTGCAAGGCCGACGCCGCCGCTCTCTGCGCCGCCTGCGACCGCGACATACACTCGGCGAACCCCCTGGCGCGCCGCCACGAGCGTGTCCCCGTCGTACCCTTCTACGGCGCCGCGGACAAGTCCTCCCCTTCGGAGGAGGAGGAGGCCGAGGCGGAGTCGTGGCTGATCCCTAATCTGAACGCCGACCACGGCGGGGTGGATCTGGAGGAGGATTCCGGGTCGCCCGAGTACAAATCCGCCGAGTACCTGTTCAGGGAGATGGATCCGTATTTGGATCTGGATCTGTTCTCCGGCGAACAGAAGACACACGATCAGAAGCAGCTATCACCCGACGGAGTTGTGCCGGAGAATAAATTTGGATCGGGTCAGTACCCGGAGGGTCCGGTGGTGGACGGGTTTCCAGCTTACGAAATGGATTATCCGGGTCCGAAGCACATCATGTACAACTTCACCTCCCAATCCATTAGCCAGAGTGTAAGTTCCTATTATTTGCTTTTTAATTACTTACCAGGAATTAATTTTATTAGttgaataaaaatatgattttgcaTTTGTAATTTTCTCAATAGTGAACTGAATTAACTTCAATAATTGCAGGTTTCATCTTCGTCTCTTGATGTCGGAGTCGTGCCGGATCACCATGTCACAGCCGAAGTATCGAATGCTTTCGACAACAGCGAAATCGCCCCCACCCCTTTGTCCGGGGTCGACCGGGAGGCGAGGGTACTAAGATATAGGGAAAAGAGAAAGAACAGGAGGTTCGAAAAAACCATCCGATATGCATCAAGAAAGGCATACGCCGAAACCCGGCCCAGGATCAAAGGACGGTTCGCGAAGCGATCGGAGCTTGAGATTGAATCCTTTGTCGCTGTCGATGCATCCTATGGTGTTGTCCCGAGCTTTTAGTTCTTGTGGGACTTTTTTTTTTGATGGCCTAAGCTTGTGTTTAATTTTGTTGTGAATTAGGACGATAAATAACGTGTTTTGTGTATATATTCGTGGCTCTAATGActtggtgtttttttttttgatacatAATGTATCTTTCTTACAAGTTTTATATGTTACACATCAAGAatgatgattaaagaaattGATTAAGAATTCCGAGTAATTAACTAATTTGTccgtaatttttatttttgcaagaaataaatatatagaaTCCGAATTGAACACATATTTTCTTTCTAAATGGACCTAAtacaataatataattttattgttcCCAAAAATAATTTCAATACGTGTGGGATTTCTAGATGCTACTTTCGCGATGGTCAACACACGCATTAACTAGTTGGTTGTCTTTTATTTATGATCGAGCCACGTCTTAACCAATTAAATAAtagtttattaataaaatatagaaACTAAAAATAAAGTAGGAGTGGTTGGATGATTGTGGGTCCCGGAGTATCGAAATCTGAAATCTAATTGGTTGCTAGGATTTCCCCATATCTCTAGAAGGGATACATATGCGTGGTTAGGTTTTGGCCACAAagtttttcaaattaaaaaagTTTATATTCCAAAACATTCAAGCCACATAAAATGATTTAAGAAATGAGGGAATATCCCCATTCATTTTGACCATTacctattattattattattattattattattattattattattattattattcactGACGTCTTTTTCTTCATTCAAATAACTTGTTTTTATTCGAGgcgtttaattaattatatgtaTTCTTACGatcaaaaaattatatgtattCTTGATTTTCCATTCattttgattattatttttattaatttgatCATTAGCTATTTCATATATTCTTTATAAGCAACAATTTTTCAAGTAAAATGGATAGATGATTTAAAGTAAATAGCAGTATGCGGTGACAAAAAATAAGAAGCAAAGGAAGTAAATAGCAGCACGCATCATTCAATACCAACAAACTAATTATAAATCTCTGGGTGTTGGACCATGTTGTTCCCTTTCTCAGGTTTCTGCCTACTCGTGCACATTCTTGGATTTAAcccccgcatgagccaatgagcctctgactcatgtgggatgggatccccttcggggtcaaccctttttCAACAAACTAATTATAAATTACATATAATATACAAAAATCTAACATATTTTTGAATAATTATTATCTTATACTACATATCTTATTTTAtgctatatattatatttgaatttaatagaaacaatatacatttttttatttaatatcaaatttatttttattcattttgaTTATTTACCAAATTTACTCGTTCATAATTATAAGATTTATtactttattttataatataaatccAATTAATCACAGTAATTTTACTAaactccatttttttttaaaaagaaaattgtACTAACACCTAACATATTCATCATCGTAGtagttttattataaaattacatAGAAAATCAAGACATTTAACATTTTTTCAATTATCATTATaaaaagaacttgtgtttttaaaagcaaaaataataaaataaaaacttgaaTAGTAAGTATCTCGAAAGAAGGTTTCATAGATCTTTATTCGTGAAACATGTAACAAtaaaaagtaaatttttttgaataagtCGGGTCGgatatttttctcataaaattagATTAGGAGTT comes from Henckelia pumila isolate YLH828 chromosome 4, ASM3356847v2, whole genome shotgun sequence and encodes:
- the LOC140867698 gene encoding zinc finger protein CONSTANS-LIKE 3-like; the encoded protein is MAAPKWSLTAKICTSCKTSAASVFCSSDSAFLCTACDAKVHAVNKLASRHARVWLCEVCEQAPASVTCKADAAALCAACDRDIHSANPLARRHERVPVVPFYGAADKSSPSEEEEAEAESWLIPNLNADHGGVDLEEDSGSPEYKSAEYLFREMDPYLDLDLFSGEQKTHDQKQLSPDGVVPENKFGSGQYPEGPVVDGFPAYEMDYPGPKHIMYNFTSQSISQSVSSSSLDVGVVPDHHVTAEVSNAFDNSEIAPTPLSGVDREARVLRYREKRKNRRFEKTIRYASRKAYAETRPRIKGRFAKRSELEIESFVAVDASYGVVPSF